The proteins below are encoded in one region of Apium graveolens cultivar Ventura chromosome 4, ASM990537v1, whole genome shotgun sequence:
- the LOC141720843 gene encoding ABC transporter B family member 13-like has product MGDLELSPELNNDEIAVSEKNRPESLSSQKEIVSLFGLFAAADTKDYILMFIGSVGSCMHGAALPVFFILFGRMIDLLGHMSSDPHRSSLEVSKHALYLVYLGLVVLVSAWIGVACWTQTGERQTASLRFKYLRSVLRKDITFFDTQARDTNLTFHISSDAILVQDAIGDKIGHSIRYLSQFILGFILGFISVWKLTLVTLAVVPLIAVAGGGYTVIMSTLSEKSEAAYAEAGKIAEEFISQVRTVYSFVGEDQAVEAYSGSLKNALKLGKKSGMAKGIGVGFTYGLLFCSWALLLWYASVLVRHRETNGGNAFTTIINVIFSGFALGQAAPNLAAIAKGRAAATNIIRMIEEDINPSSISEKRMVLPKVDGQIEFSEVCFSYPSRAGMVFENLSFSLTAGKTFAFVGPSGSGKSTIISLIQRFYDPSSGKILLDRHDLKDIQLKWLREQMGLVSQEPTLFATTIALNILYGKEGADMDHIIEAAKAANAHSFIQGLPDGYQTQVGQGGTQLSGGQKQRIAIARAMLRNPKILLLDEATSALDVESEIVVQQALHKVMSGRTAIIVAHRLSTIRSVDRILVLNNGQITEQGNHSELVSRGGEFAALVRLQVSENLKDSVTTGDIETSAVSNYKDLTDNHSNEHETRLLKLKEIQLAQHKLASDSSASTSSVWELVKLNAPEWPYAVLGSVGAILAGMSAPLFAFGITYILTAFYSYNSHHIKQEIQWVSLIFVGGAILCIPVYWLQHYFYTLMGERLTMRVRQLMFTAILSNEVGWFDSDENSTGSLTSKLAANATLVRSSLADRLSTIVQNLALMVTAFVIAFTLSWRISSVVIATFPLLVGASIAEQLFLKGFGGDYNRSYSRATAVACEAIANIRTVAAFGAEDQIALQYASELKEPSKQALLRGHISGFGYGVTQLFAFCSYALGLWYASVLMKDKNANFGDLIKCFMILIITALSVAETLALAPDIVKGSQALYSVFEILHRKSAINSNSPDSTLMTSMRGDLEFKNVSFKYPARPDITIFDGLNLKVFSGKSLAIVGQSGSGKSTVIQLLMRFYDPSSGMIFIDGVDIKNINLKSLRLKIGLVQQEPALFSTTIYENIKYGNKNASEIEIMKAAKAANAHGFISRMPEGYQTEVGEKGVQLSGGQKQRVAIARAILKNPTILLLDEATSALDTASESQVQEALDKLMVGRTTVLVAHRLSTIRDADSIAVLQNGKVVEIGTHDQLICSPQSFYTQLVNLQQG; this is encoded by the exons ATGGGAGACTTGGAACTTTCCCCTGAGCTAAATAATGACGAAATTGCAGTTTCAGAAAAGAACCGACCAGAGTCACTCTCAAGCCAAAAAGAGATTGTTTCATTATTTGGACTCTTTGCTGCAGCTGATACTAAAGATTATATATTGATGTTCATCGGAAGTGTTGGGTCATGTATGCATGGTGCTGCACTTCCTGTTTTCTTCATTTTGTTTGGTCGCATGATTGACTTACTAGGACATATGTCTTCAGATCCTCATAGATCATCTTTGGAGGTTTCTAAG CATGCATTATACCTAGTTTATCTTGGATTAGTTGTGCTTGTATCAGCTTGGATTG GAGTCGCATGCTGGACACAAACTGGAGAAAGACAGACTGCTTCTCTGCGATTCAAGTATCTTCGATCCGTATTGAGGAAGGATATAACATTTTTTGACACTCAAGCAAGGGATACAAATTTAACTTTTCACATATCAAGTGACGCCATACTGGTACAGGATGCTATAGGTGACAAG ATAGGCCACAGTATACGATATCTTTCCCAATTCATTTTGGGATTTATACTAGGATTTATTTCAGTGTGGAAGCTCACTCTTGTAACCTTGGCCGTTGTTCCACTGATAGCTGTTGCTGGAGGAGGCTATACAGTAATAATGTCTACATTGTCAGAGAAAAGCGAGGCTGCTTATGCTGAAGCAGGAAAAATTGCAGAAGAG TTTATTTCCCAAGTTCGTACGGTATACTCGTTTGTGGGTGAGGATCAAGCAGTTGAGGCATACTCTGGATCACTTAAAAATGCTCTCAAACTGGGGAAGAAGAGTGGAATGGCTAAAGGCATTGGTGTGGGTTTTACATATGGCCTTCTGTTTTGTTCTTGGGCATTACTTCTATGGTATGCCAGTGTACTTGTCAGGCATCGAGAAACAAATGGCGGAAACGCATTTACAACAATTATTAATGTCATCTTCAGTGGATT CGCTCTTGGTCAGGCTGCTCCAAATCTTGCCGCCATTGCTAAAGGTCGAGCTGCGGCTACAAACATAATAAGAATGATCGAAGAAGACATTAACCCTTCAAGTATATCAGAAAAAAGGATGGTGTTGCCAAAAGTCGATGGACAGATTGAATTTTCTGAGGTCTGTTTCAGTTATCCATCTAGGGCTGGAATGGTGTTTGAGAATCTTTCTTTTTCTTTAACTGCTGGGAAAACTTTTGCATTTGTTGGTCCTAGTGGTTCAGGAAAAAGTACTATCATTTCGTTGATACAACGTTTCTACGACCCCTCTTCAG GTAAAATACTGCTAGACAGACATGATCTGAAGGATATCCAGTTGAAATGGTTGAGAGAACAAATGGGATTAGTTAGTCAAGAACCAACACTGTTTGCCACAACTATAGCTCTCAATATCCTATATGGTAAAGAAGGTGCCGACATGGATCACATAATTGAAGCGGCCAAAGCTGCAAATGCACATTCTTTTATTCAGGGATTGCCTGATGGTTATCAAACTCAG GTGGGACAAGGAGGAACTCAGCTGTCTGGTGGGCAAAAACAAAGAATCGCAATTGCAAGAGCAATGCTTAGAAACCCGAAAATACTTCTTCTTGATGAGGCAACAAGTGCACTTGATGTAGAATCAGAAATCGTTGTTCAGCAGGCACTACACAAAGTTATGTCTGGTCGGACTGCCATTATTGTCGCTCATAGATTATCTACTATTCGCAGTGTTGATCGGATCCTTGTCCTGAATAACGGTCAGATTACTGAGCAGGGAAATCACTCAGAGCTAGTGTCTAGAGGTGGAGAATTCGCAGCCCTCGTAAGACTTCAAGTTTCTGAAAATCTAAAAGATTCAGTTACAACTGGTGACATTGAAACTTCTGCAGTATCTAATTATAAGGACCTCACTGATAATCATAGCAATGAACATGAGACTAGGTTACTGAAATTAAAGGAGATTCAACTAGCTCAACACAAGCTAGCATCAGATAGCTCTGCTTCAACATCTTCAGTTTGGGAACTTGTCAAACTAAATGCACCAGAGTGGCCCTATGCTGTACTTGGCTCAGTTGGTGCGATTTTAGCCGGTATGTCAGCTCCTCTATTTGCTTTCGGAATCACATATATATTGACTGCATTCTACTCTTACAACAGTCACCATATTAAACAAGAAATTCAATGGGTTTCATTAATATTTGTTGGAGGAGCTATTTTGTGTATTCCCGTTTATTGGCTGCAACACTATTTCTACACCTTAATGGGAGAGCGCCTTACAATGAGGGTTCGCCAATTGATGTTTACAG CTATCCTTTCGAACGAGGTTGGTTGGTTTGATTCGGATGAAAATAGTACTGGTTCATTAACATCAAAGTTGGCAGCAAATGCAACATTAGTACGAAGTTCACTGGCTGACCGTCTCTCGACGATTGTGCAAAATTTGGCACTAATGGTGACTGCATTTGTCATTGCTTTTACCTTGAGTTGGCGCATATCGTCTGTTGTCATTGCTACCTTTCCCCTTCTGGTTGGAGCTTCCATAGCAGAG CAATTGTTTCTAAAAGGATTTGGAGGAGATTACAACCGTTCATACTCGCGTGCAACTGCTGTGGCATGTGAAGCTATTGCCAATATCCGTACTGTTGCTGCATTTGGCGCCGAAGATCAAATAGCCCTCCAATATGCATCTGAACTGAAGGAACCAAGCAAACAGGCGCTCTTGCGTGGCCATATATCCGGTTTTGGCTATGGTGTGACACAGCTCTTTGCATTTTGTTCATATGcacttggtctctggtatgcATCAGTTTTAATGAAGGATAAGAACGCAAACTTCGGTGACCTAATTAAGTGTTTTATGATATTGATAATCACTGCATTGTCAGTGGCAGAAACACTTGCTCTGGCCCCTGACATTGTCAAGGGATCTCAAGCCTTGTACTCGGTTTTTGAAATTCTCCACAGGAAATCAGCCATAAACTCCAATTCCCCTGATTCAACACTAATGACCAGTATGAGAGGAGATTTAGAattcaagaatgtaagcttcaaGTACCCTGCAAGACCTGATATCACCATTTTTGATGGTTTGAATTTAAAAGTTTTTTCAGGAAAGAGTCTAGCTATAGTGGGACAAAGTGGATCAGGAAAGAGTACTGTGATTCAACTCTTGATGAGATTTTACGACCCTTCTTCAGGAATGATTTTTATCGATGGAGTTGATATTAAGAATATCAATTTAAAATCACTGAGGCTAAAGATTGGCCTAGTTCAGCAAGAACCAGCATTGTTCTCCACAACAATATACGAAAATATTAAGTATGGGAACAAAAATGCATCAGAAATTGAGATAATGAAAGCTGCAAAAGCAGCAAACGCCCACGGCTTTATAAGTAGAATGCCAGAAGGGTACCAAACTGAAGTTGGTGAAAAAGGAGTTCAATTATCAGGGGGGCAGAAACAGCGAGTGGCGATTGCAAGAGCAATACTAAAAAACCCAACAATACTTCTACTGGACGAAGCTACGAGTGCTCTGGACACAGCATCAGAAAGCCAAGTGCAAGAAGCACTTGATAAGCTAATGGTAGGAAGGACAACAGTTCTAGTGGCTCATAGATTGTCAACAATTCGAGACGCAGACAGCATTGCAGTGCTGCAAAATGGAAAGGTGGTTGAGATTGGCACACATGACCAACTCATTTGCAGTCCTCAAAGTTTCTATACACAGTTAGTTAATCTACAGCAGGGATAA